From the Rhinolophus sinicus isolate RSC01 linkage group LG02, ASM3656204v1, whole genome shotgun sequence genome, one window contains:
- the JCHAIN gene encoding immunoglobulin J chain isoform X1, translated as MKNHLLFWGVLAIFLKAVLVTAQDEDESTLLVNNKCKCARITSRIVPSPEDPSQDVVERNIRIKVPLNNRENISDPTSPLRTKFVYHLSDLCKKCDPTEVELDNQLITVTQSNICDEDNETCYAYDRNKCYTNRVPLLYGGKTIMVETALTPDSCFSD; from the exons ATGAAGAACCATTTGCTTTTCTGGGGAGTCCTTGCCATTTTTCTTAAGGCTGTTCTTGTGACAG CCCAAGATGAAGATGAAAGCACTCTCCTTGTTAACAACAAATGTAAGTGTGCCCGCATTACTTCCAGGATCGTCCCTTCTCCCGAAGACCCTAGTCAAGACGTTGTGGAGAGAAACATCAGAATTAA gGTTCCTCTGAATAACAGGGAGAATATCTCTGATCCCACCTCACCATTGAGAACCAAATTTGTGTACCATTTGTCTGACCT CTGTAAAAAATGTGATCCTACGGAAGTGGAGCTGGATAATCAACTAATTACTGTCACCCAGAGCAATATCTGTGATGAAGACAATGAGACCTGTTACGCTTATGACAGAAACAAGTGCTACACAAATAGGGTCCCACTTTTATATGGTGGTAAGACCATAATGGTGGAAACAGCCTTGACCCCGGATTCCTGCTTTTCTGACTAA
- the JCHAIN gene encoding immunoglobulin J chain isoform X2: MENMPNYNWTQDEDESTLLVNNKCKCARITSRIVPSPEDPSQDVVERNIRIKVPLNNRENISDPTSPLRTKFVYHLSDLCKKCDPTEVELDNQLITVTQSNICDEDNETCYAYDRNKCYTNRVPLLYGGKTIMVETALTPDSCFSD; the protein is encoded by the exons CCCAAGATGAAGATGAAAGCACTCTCCTTGTTAACAACAAATGTAAGTGTGCCCGCATTACTTCCAGGATCGTCCCTTCTCCCGAAGACCCTAGTCAAGACGTTGTGGAGAGAAACATCAGAATTAA gGTTCCTCTGAATAACAGGGAGAATATCTCTGATCCCACCTCACCATTGAGAACCAAATTTGTGTACCATTTGTCTGACCT CTGTAAAAAATGTGATCCTACGGAAGTGGAGCTGGATAATCAACTAATTACTGTCACCCAGAGCAATATCTGTGATGAAGACAATGAGACCTGTTACGCTTATGACAGAAACAAGTGCTACACAAATAGGGTCCCACTTTTATATGGTGGTAAGACCATAATGGTGGAAACAGCCTTGACCCCGGATTCCTGCTTTTCTGACTAA
- the ENAM gene encoding enamelin: MFEQDFEKPKEKDPPKTESPATEPSSNSTVPGTNSTQPNAPNTGGSQGGNDTSPTGNSGHGPNTASNPTTQNGAIPPPAVNVSGQGAQRGQIPWGPNQPNIYEYYPNPNIQSFPAGRQWRPTSTAMGHRQNGPFYRNQQVQRGPRWNSFAWEGKQAVRPGNPIYRKPYASTARGNSPSHAGNPANFRRKPQGPNKHPVGTSVAPLGPKHGTVGRNENVQNPREKPLGQKEKIVIPTRDPTGPWRNSQDYGVNKSNYKLPHPEGNMLVPNFNSIDQRENSYYPRGDSRRAPNSDGQTQNQNLPKGIILEPRRTPYESETNLPELKHSTYQPAYPEEIPSPAREHFPAGRNTWNHQEIVPPFKEDPGRQEELLPHHSQGSRGGLYYPDYNPYDPRENSPYLRRNKWDERDDSPNTRGQSENPLYPTNNPDQKETVPYNEEDPIDPTGDEPFPGQSRWGVEESSFKEGPTVRHYEGEHHTSYQPKEYLPYSLDNPSKPREDFPYGEFYPWNPDENLPVPTVPPPAENRGYYANSAVGPKESTLFPSWNSWDPRLQAQGQKERRPYFNRNFWDQPTHVHEAPDSPPHQKENQPYSSNSPAGLQKNPTLHEGENLNYGMQITRLNSPEGEHLPFQDLIPPSYSSGPKEAHLFHLSQRGPCCAGGSTGRKDNLLALQDHTPSFGLAPGENQDTSPLYTKDSHTKHARHTISPTSTLPGQRNSSENRLPGESPNPSPFRDDVSTLRRNIPCSIKNQLDQRGIIAFSETSSLQSKNTPCLKSDLGGDGNNVLDEILEGSQLNERTVALTPEQLVIGTPDEGPKPEGLQREVQGNEGERQQERPSSILQLPCFGSKLAKYLSSSTGAPSSIGRQGPFNGDPMMPTEIPNSLAGLATGAQFQSINVDPLNADEHTPFDSLQIGTNPQDQVQNCLLLQA; this comes from the coding sequence ATGTTTGAACAAGATTttgaaaaacccaaagaaaaagaCCCTCCTAAAACAGAGAGTCCAGCCACTGAACCCTCATCTAATTCAACAGTTCCTGGGACTAATTCTACCCAACCAAATGCACCAAATACAGGAGGAAGTCAGGGCGGAAATGACACCAGCCCAACAGGAAACAGTGGCCATGGGCCAAACACTGCGAGCAACCCTACAACTCAAAATGGGGCCATTCCACCCCCTGCAGTTAATGTTTCAGGCCAGGGGGCACAAAGAGGTCAAATTCCATGGGGACCAAATCAGccaaatatttatgaatactACCCAAATCCTAACATCCAAAGTTTTCCTGCAGGAAGACAATGGCGTCCCACTAGTACTGCCATGGGGCACAGACAGAATGGGCCTTTTTACCGAAATCAACAAGTCCAAAGGGGTCCTCGGTGGAACTCCTTTGCTTGGGAAGGCAAACAAGCAGTTCGTCCAGGAAATCCAATTTATCGCAAACCTTACGCTTCCACTGCAAGAGGCAATTCTCCCAGTCATGCAGGAAATCCAGCAAATTTCAGAAGAAAGCCTCAGGGGCCAAATAAACACCCTGTGGGAACTAGTGTTGCTCCTTTGGGTCCCAAACATGGTACTGTTGGCCGCAATGAAAACGTCCAAAATCCAAGAGAGAAGCCACtaggtcaaaaagaaaaaatagtcattCCTACAAGGGATCCAACTGGCCCCTGGAGAAACTCTCAAGATTATGGAGTTAATAAATCAAACTATAAATTGCCTCATCCTGAGGGTAACATGCTTGTCCCAAATTTTAATTCTATTGATCAACGTGAAAACTCTTATTACCCAAGAGGAGATTCCAGAAGAGCCCCAAATTCTGATGGACAAACCCAAAATCAGAATTTGCCCAAAGGGATTATTTTAGAGCCAAGAAGAACCCCATATGAATCAGAAACTAATCTGCCAGAATTAAAGCACAGTACATATCAGCCTGCCTACCCTGAGGAAATCCCTTCCCCTGCAAGGGAACATTTTCCAGCTGGAAGAAATACTTGGAACCACCAAGAAATTGTTCCACCTTTTAAGGAAgatcctgggaggcaggaggaacTCTTACCTCATCATTCCCAGGGCTCTAGAGGAGGTTTGTACTACCCAGACTATAACCCCTATGATCCCAGGGAGAACTCACCATACcttagaagaaataaatgggaTGAGAGAGATGATTCTCCCAACACTAGGGGGCAATCCGAAAATCCGCTGTACCCCACGAATAATCCAGACCAAAAAGAGACAGTCCCTTATAATGAAGAGGACCCAATTGATCCAACTGGAGATGAACCTTTCCCAGGACAAAGTAGATGGGGGGTGGAGGAGTCAAGCTTTAAAGAAGGCCCAACAGTTAGGCACTATGAAGGTGAACATCATACCTCATATCAACCAAAGGAATACCTTCCATATTCCTTAGATAATCCATCGAAACCCAGGGAGGATTTTCCTTATGGTGAATTCTACCCCTGGAACCCAGATGAGAATTTGCCAGTTCCCACTGTACCACCACCTGCAGAGAACAGAGGCTATTATGCTAATAGTGCGGTTGGACCAAAAGAAAGCACTCTGTTTCCTTCTTGGAACTCCTGGGATCCCAGACTACAAGCCCaagggcagaaagaaagaaggccatattttaacagaaatttcTGGGATCAGCCAACACACGTACACGAAGCCCCTGATAGTCCACCACACCAGAAAGAGAACCAGCCCTATTCTAGTAACTCCCCAGCTGGGCTTCAGAAAAATCCAACATTGCATGAAGGTGAGAATTTGAATTATGGCATGCAGATTACTAGGTTAAATTCACCAGAGGGTGAACATTTGCCTTTTCAGGACTTAATTCCTCCAAGTTACTCATCAGGTCCTAAAGAAGCACATTTATTTCATCTAAGCCAGAGAGGCCCTTGCTGTGCTGGTGGCTCCACAGGGCGAAAGGACAATCTGCTTGCTCTACAAGACCACACTCCATCTTTTGGTCTTGCCCCAGGGGAGAACCAAGACACCAGTCCTCTGTATACAAAAGATAGTCACACGAAACATGCAAGACATACCATCTCCCCAACAAGCACCTTACCTGGCCAGAGAAACAGCTCAGAGAATAGGCTGCCTGGAGAAAGTCCAAACCCAAGTCCCTTTAGAGATGATGTGTCCACTCTGAGAAGGAACATACCATGTTCTATAAAGAATCAACTGGACCAAAGGGGAATTATAGCCTTTTCTGAAACCAGTTCCCTTCAATCAAAAAATACTCCTTGTCTTAAAAGTGACCTTGGAGGAGACGGAAACAATGTTTTGGATGAAATATTAGAAGGCAGCCAGCTCAATGAAAGGACTGTTGCCCTTACTCCTGAGCAGCTTGTTATTGGTACACCTGATGAAGGCCCCAAGCCAGAAGGACTCCAAAGGGAAGTGCAAGGAAATGAGGGCGAAAGGCAACAAGAAAGGCCATCCAGCATCCTACAGTTACCATGCTTTGGCTCCAAATTAGCAAAGTATCTCTCCTCCAGCACTGGAGCTCCATCTAGCATTGGAAGGCAAGGCCCATTCAATGGAGATCCAATGATGCCGACTGAAATTCCGAACTCATTGGCTGGCTTAGCTACTGGGGCTCAGTTTCAGAGTATAAATGTAGACCCACTTAATGCAGATGAACACACTCCATTTGATTCCCTTCAAATAGGGACCAATCCACAGGACCAGGTACAAAACTGCTTACTACTTCAGGCCTAG